In one window of Lacticaseibacillus casei DSM 20011 = JCM 1134 = ATCC 393 DNA:
- a CDS encoding peptidoglycan D,D-transpeptidase FtsI family protein → MKYIRTPQPKRNKSHIPFRLNLLFFIAFLLLAALVAQLAYLQILNGPRLAAEVDRTNKTTVTGNVPRGLIYDSKGRALVTNKANNAITYTKSVGTKSQQMYDIANQLAELIDKPAENLTKRDYIDYYLAQTKVSKRITKKLPKQIQKLPSADSDKLYKYQVAYVRKHMPTLTPIQKEAAGLYKIMNGATQLSTVYLKNQNVTAHEVAVVGERLTQMPGVNLGTDWERSYPNGESMTSIIGRVSNEKSGLPADELNAYLANGYARNDRVGTSYLEKAYENVLKGSKSQTQVEIGNNNQIVQSVSKFKGQQGANLNLTIDSEYQKKVEKALDDTFSSVRSAGAGSLSDGAYAVAMDPNTGRILAMAGQHQDTQTHKVEDDALGVINRAFVVGSAVKGATVLGALQDGVITVDHNTQADTPIYLPGTPVKKSVYPVGTFSSLDAASALEVSSNIYMMWLAMKEGHYAYSPNNYLKLDNNIFSKMRGYFNQFGLGIKTGIDLPGEIAGLEGSTHDSSGNLLVGSALDLAYGNYDNYTLIQMLQYISAIANNGYRMRPYLVNSISQTLRDGSKGPILSTTQPSVTSKIENTQAQIDLVKQGMWQVVHGTNGWTTATSLNSLNPGVAGKTGTAQGFTRESKGSALTETITESFVGFAPAKNPKIAIAVIIPNLKAETTTPYQLQIAKEMFSDFYKMNDIKEDKGYSIHQKSING, encoded by the coding sequence GTGAAGTACATTCGTACACCGCAGCCGAAACGAAATAAAAGTCACATTCCGTTTCGCTTAAATTTATTGTTTTTCATTGCGTTTCTTTTGTTAGCGGCACTGGTTGCCCAGCTGGCTTATTTGCAGATTCTAAATGGTCCCCGATTGGCTGCCGAAGTCGATCGGACGAACAAAACAACGGTCACCGGCAATGTACCGCGTGGGTTGATTTATGACAGTAAAGGTCGCGCACTTGTGACTAATAAGGCTAATAATGCCATCACCTATACCAAGAGTGTCGGAACCAAATCCCAGCAAATGTATGATATTGCCAATCAGCTGGCCGAGTTGATTGATAAGCCGGCTGAGAATCTAACCAAGCGTGATTATATTGATTACTACCTTGCGCAGACCAAGGTGTCAAAGCGAATCACCAAAAAGCTGCCTAAGCAGATTCAAAAATTGCCTTCAGCGGACTCCGATAAATTGTATAAATATCAAGTTGCCTATGTTCGCAAACATATGCCGACGTTGACGCCCATTCAAAAAGAAGCAGCAGGACTTTATAAAATCATGAACGGTGCCACGCAGTTGTCCACGGTTTATTTGAAAAACCAAAATGTCACTGCTCATGAGGTGGCGGTTGTCGGTGAACGGCTGACGCAGATGCCAGGCGTTAACCTCGGCACTGATTGGGAACGCTCATACCCTAATGGCGAGTCAATGACCTCGATCATCGGCCGGGTTTCCAATGAAAAAAGCGGGCTGCCTGCCGATGAACTGAACGCCTACTTAGCGAATGGGTATGCGCGTAATGATCGCGTCGGCACCAGTTACTTGGAAAAAGCGTATGAGAACGTTTTGAAAGGTTCAAAGAGCCAAACCCAGGTTGAAATCGGCAATAATAACCAAATTGTCCAGTCGGTTTCTAAATTCAAAGGACAGCAGGGAGCCAATCTGAATCTGACCATTGATTCGGAATACCAAAAGAAAGTCGAAAAGGCGTTGGATGACACCTTTAGTTCGGTTCGCTCGGCCGGTGCCGGCAGTTTATCGGATGGTGCATATGCCGTGGCAATGGATCCAAATACCGGGCGGATTCTGGCCATGGCCGGGCAACATCAGGATACGCAGACCCATAAAGTCGAAGACGATGCGCTTGGGGTTATCAATCGTGCCTTTGTTGTCGGGTCTGCCGTCAAAGGGGCAACGGTTCTCGGTGCACTTCAAGACGGAGTTATTACGGTTGACCACAATACCCAGGCAGACACGCCGATTTATTTGCCGGGTACACCAGTTAAAAAATCCGTTTACCCTGTCGGTACGTTCAGCTCGCTGGATGCTGCTTCAGCGCTGGAAGTGTCCAGTAACATTTACATGATGTGGCTGGCGATGAAGGAAGGCCATTACGCTTACTCGCCGAATAATTATCTAAAACTAGACAACAACATTTTCAGCAAGATGCGCGGCTACTTCAACCAGTTCGGCTTAGGAATCAAGACCGGCATCGATTTGCCTGGTGAAATTGCCGGGTTGGAAGGTAGTACCCATGACAGTTCTGGCAACTTACTAGTTGGGTCGGCGTTGGACTTGGCATACGGGAACTACGATAACTACACCTTGATCCAAATGCTGCAGTACATCAGTGCGATTGCCAATAATGGGTACCGCATGCGTCCTTACCTGGTCAACAGTATCAGTCAGACACTGAGAGATGGCAGTAAGGGACCGATTTTAAGTACAACTCAGCCATCTGTAACGTCTAAAATTGAGAATACCCAAGCACAAATCGATCTGGTGAAGCAGGGGATGTGGCAGGTTGTCCATGGTACGAATGGGTGGACAACGGCAACGTCGCTGAATTCCTTGAATCCTGGGGTCGCTGGGAAAACCGGGACGGCGCAAGGCTTTACCCGTGAGTCAAAAGGATCGGCGTTGACCGAGACCATCACGGAAAGTTTTGTTGGCTTTGCTCCAGCGAAGAATCCCAAGATTGCGATTGCGGTCATTATTCCTAACTTAAAAGCTGAAACGACAACGCCATATCAGTTACAAATTGCCAAAGAAATGTTTAGCGACTTCTATAAGATGAATGACATCAAAGAAGATAAGGGCTATTCGATCCATCAAAAGTCCATCAATGGTTAA
- a CDS encoding rhomboid family intramembrane serine protease, which translates to MNYANWRSRFQNSAYVTNGILAVTILVFILETLSGGSTNTEVLIAYGARANPLILYGQWWRLITPVFVHIGLTHILMNGFSLYFLGEMTERLFGHWRFFLLYFISGFAGNVASFAFSPNTLAAGASTAIFGLLGACLMLGDTYRDNPVIRQLSRQFLLLVVLNLAFNLFSSGVDIYGHIGGVLGGFLAAGMLGAPALGRMGTVRRVASAVTLIFGLVALILFGIQRGIV; encoded by the coding sequence ATGAACTACGCAAATTGGCGCTCACGTTTTCAAAATTCAGCCTATGTGACCAACGGCATTCTGGCCGTCACGATTTTGGTGTTCATTCTAGAGACACTTTCCGGTGGCAGCACCAATACTGAAGTACTGATTGCTTATGGTGCCCGAGCTAATCCGCTTATTTTATACGGACAATGGTGGCGCCTGATCACCCCGGTATTTGTTCATATTGGCTTAACGCACATCTTGATGAATGGTTTTTCGTTATACTTTTTAGGCGAAATGACGGAACGTTTATTTGGTCATTGGCGGTTCTTCCTGCTATATTTCATTTCCGGTTTTGCCGGCAACGTGGCAAGTTTTGCTTTCAGTCCCAACACGTTGGCAGCAGGAGCCAGCACCGCGATTTTTGGGTTGTTGGGAGCTTGCTTGATGTTGGGGGATACCTACCGCGATAACCCCGTCATTCGGCAATTGTCGCGTCAATTTTTGTTGTTGGTTGTCTTGAACTTGGCATTTAACCTTTTCTCTAGCGGCGTTGATATTTATGGACACATTGGCGGTGTGCTAGGCGGTTTCTTAGCGGCCGGCATGTTGGGAGCCCCGGCACTTGGTCGTATGGGGACTGTCCGGCGCGTCGCTTCGGCAGTCACCTTGATCTTTGGACTGGTTGCTTTGATTTTATTTGGAATTCAGCGCGGAATCGTATGA
- a CDS encoding YqgQ family protein, with product MKTYYDVLQLLKSFGTLIHVGKRVWDIELAALELDRLHQAKLIDDKVYLNAKVVLRHAHEQEEQDPLNHDLPLHSDQRRNDQNE from the coding sequence ATGAAAACTTATTATGATGTTTTGCAATTATTAAAGAGCTTTGGCACCCTTATCCATGTCGGTAAACGGGTGTGGGATATTGAGCTGGCAGCACTAGAATTAGACCGTTTGCATCAGGCAAAATTGATTGACGATAAGGTTTATCTGAATGCGAAAGTTGTTTTGCGGCATGCCCATGAACAAGAAGAGCAAGATCCCTTGAATCACGATTTACCTTTGCATTCGGATCAACGGAGGAATGATCAAAATGAATAA
- a CDS encoding ROK family glucokinase — MNNQKLIGVDLGGTTIKFAILTQAGDIQQRWSIDTNILDEGSHILPDIVTSINEHLKLYNMSPADFAGIGMGSPGSVDIKAGTVIGAYNLNWKTLQQAKKVIESGTKIPFNIDNDANVAALGERWKGAGENDPDVTFVTLGTGVGGGIIADGELLHGVAGSAGELGHVTVDPVNGYLCTCGKRGCLETVASATGVVRVARDMAEEFAGDSKLKQTLDDGDEISSKIVFDLAKDGDRLALMIVDRVCFYLGLALANVGNLLNPKFIVIGGGVSAAGDFLLKRVDKYFKENTFPNVRETTRLRLATLGNTAGVIGAASLALK; from the coding sequence ATGAATAATCAAAAATTAATCGGGGTTGACTTAGGCGGGACAACCATTAAATTTGCTATTTTAACCCAAGCAGGCGATATTCAGCAGCGTTGGAGTATCGACACCAACATTCTGGATGAAGGCAGCCATATTTTGCCGGATATTGTGACGTCCATTAACGAACACCTAAAACTTTACAACATGTCGCCAGCCGATTTTGCCGGGATCGGCATGGGGTCTCCGGGTTCTGTTGATATCAAAGCTGGCACCGTTATTGGCGCATACAATTTGAACTGGAAAACATTGCAGCAAGCCAAAAAAGTGATCGAATCCGGCACCAAGATTCCTTTCAACATTGATAATGACGCCAATGTTGCGGCATTGGGCGAACGCTGGAAAGGCGCCGGTGAAAATGATCCGGATGTGACCTTCGTGACGCTTGGTACGGGCGTTGGTGGGGGCATTATTGCAGATGGCGAGCTGTTACATGGCGTTGCCGGTTCTGCCGGTGAGTTAGGACATGTCACCGTCGATCCGGTTAACGGGTATCTATGTACCTGTGGCAAGCGCGGCTGCCTCGAAACAGTAGCTAGTGCGACCGGCGTGGTGCGGGTTGCTCGTGACATGGCAGAAGAATTTGCCGGCGACTCAAAGTTGAAGCAAACGCTGGACGATGGGGACGAGATTTCTAGCAAAATCGTTTTCGATTTGGCAAAAGACGGCGATCGCCTGGCTTTGATGATTGTGGACCGGGTTTGCTTCTATCTTGGTTTGGCCTTAGCGAACGTTGGTAATTTATTGAATCCGAAATTCATCGTCATCGGTGGCGGTGTGTCGGCAGCGGGCGACTTTTTGCTTAAACGCGTCGATAAGTATTTCAAAGAAAATACGTTCCCGAATGTTCGTGAAACCACCCGATTGCGGTTGGCAACGTTGGGCAACACAGCTGGCGTCATTGGGGCCGCAAGCTTGGCGCTGAAGTAA
- a CDS encoding DUF3042 family protein has product MKHKFARGFFVGTLMTLGAIAGSVFAFKKNYVEPVETKADEINENRRKANRKRFSAHQG; this is encoded by the coding sequence ATGAAACATAAATTTGCACGCGGCTTTTTCGTTGGCACGTTGATGACGCTTGGCGCCATTGCCGGCAGTGTTTTCGCCTTCAAGAAAAACTATGTCGAACCTGTTGAAACCAAGGCCGATGAAATCAATGAAAATCGGCGCAAAGCTAATCGCAAACGCTTCTCAGCCCATCAAGGCTAA
- a CDS encoding YfhO family protein encodes MRRRWLKNNPLILSFLLPGLLVGFYFAIRGVFPFGSSSVLTVDLGQQYIDFFAYLRQTLLGHPGQLFYAFNKGLGGDMFGVFAYYLLSPFNLLVILFPADMLDVAAFLIMILKISTAGLTMGWYAKHHGINGLMISAFGLAYALSGWLLANSFNLIWLDAAILLPLIVQSTEALFTKGRNIAYIGWLAAALIINFYTGYMIALFLVLYAAYWLGAHAKSWRHAWRIGLRFIGASLLAAMCSAVVLLPTWFQLAQSKATYTVKTFQWRFEYAPDRLLSKLIPGSFNFDQMPSGFPNIYVGALGFVLAVLFFLSRQQSWRQKIAAALVTGFMLLSCMFEPLDLLWHGFQFPVWYPYRFTFVLCFWFLSLGISSLAKIETGLSLQKLVILLIVFGLIYGDVALNLKHFSFLTFGNLVFGIGSLLLVLVWLSLDQHRPLWFGFAIVLVDMSGSMILTLNQLAYLDHRDYHDYTAALVQGANAVKKEDHGFFRIGKTTIRTRNDPMTGNYRGADQFNSLLEPALPKFLGQIGQPEDDGSVAYTNGTLITDSLLGMKYFLTPTHAQNSLPDAGQRPDLKWYRQVNQVGPWKILRSPFAQQIGFAASTDLLKQQLYSDTPVANQSFILQAALGKDTDPYFSALPLPEPTLSGVRRTTSNGTSTFTKVGKGRHTVTYRFKPQAGKCYVLTLGSHFANHLVNLKQNGNAVTLPDSFNDTITVNVTPKKGLQEQTLTFQLNKKEAWFDNVSLYQADVGTILRDLKQLQASGWRVKRATDTTIAANVTIRKPNQMMQTTIPTAPGWHVSVNGNPVSVKTSLGIFMAIPLKTGHYHITMRYTPPLLGWGSLVTVIGLLLTAGWWYRQTRK; translated from the coding sequence GTGCGACGACGATGGTTAAAAAACAATCCGCTGATCCTTAGTTTTTTACTGCCGGGACTGTTAGTCGGTTTTTACTTTGCTATTCGCGGCGTTTTCCCGTTTGGTTCCAGCAGCGTGCTCACGGTTGATCTGGGCCAACAGTATATTGACTTTTTTGCCTATCTTCGTCAAACTCTGCTCGGCCACCCGGGGCAGCTTTTTTATGCCTTTAATAAAGGATTAGGCGGCGACATGTTTGGCGTCTTTGCATATTATTTACTGAGTCCGTTTAATTTGTTGGTAATTCTTTTCCCCGCTGACATGCTGGATGTTGCTGCTTTTTTGATCATGATTCTAAAAATCAGCACGGCCGGATTAACCATGGGATGGTATGCCAAACACCACGGAATTAACGGGCTGATGATTTCCGCTTTTGGATTGGCATATGCGCTTAGCGGTTGGCTGTTGGCAAACAGTTTCAACTTGATATGGCTAGATGCAGCGATTTTGCTGCCGCTGATCGTTCAAAGTACGGAGGCGTTGTTCACCAAAGGCCGGAACATTGCCTATATCGGCTGGCTGGCAGCTGCCCTAATCATTAACTTTTACACAGGCTATATGATCGCTTTGTTTCTGGTATTATACGCCGCTTATTGGCTCGGTGCCCATGCCAAGTCTTGGCGGCACGCCTGGCGCATCGGCCTGCGCTTTATAGGCGCCAGCTTACTGGCAGCTATGTGCAGCGCCGTGGTACTCCTTCCAACCTGGTTTCAACTTGCCCAATCCAAAGCAACTTATACGGTCAAAACGTTCCAGTGGCGCTTTGAGTATGCCCCGGATCGCTTGTTAAGCAAGCTGATCCCGGGCAGTTTCAACTTTGATCAAATGCCTTCAGGGTTCCCGAATATTTACGTCGGCGCCTTAGGATTTGTTCTAGCAGTCCTTTTCTTCTTATCCAGACAGCAGTCATGGCGGCAGAAAATTGCGGCTGCCTTGGTGACTGGTTTCATGCTACTTTCCTGCATGTTCGAACCGCTGGATTTATTGTGGCATGGTTTTCAATTTCCGGTTTGGTATCCGTATCGTTTTACATTTGTCTTGTGCTTCTGGTTCCTGAGTTTAGGTATTAGCAGTTTGGCAAAGATAGAAACAGGATTATCGCTTCAAAAGCTCGTCATTTTACTCATCGTATTCGGGCTGATTTATGGTGATGTCGCACTTAATCTGAAACACTTCAGCTTTTTGACTTTCGGTAATCTCGTGTTTGGTATCGGTTCGCTGTTACTAGTGCTCGTGTGGCTCAGTCTGGACCAGCACCGACCGTTATGGTTTGGGTTTGCCATTGTTTTGGTCGACATGAGCGGCAGCATGATTCTGACACTGAATCAGCTGGCTTACCTCGACCACCGTGATTACCACGATTATACCGCGGCGCTCGTCCAAGGTGCCAACGCCGTTAAGAAAGAAGATCACGGATTCTTTCGCATTGGCAAAACTACAATTCGGACGCGTAACGATCCGATGACTGGCAACTATCGCGGGGCCGACCAATTTAACTCGCTGCTCGAGCCAGCTTTACCGAAGTTCTTGGGGCAAATTGGCCAACCCGAAGACGATGGCTCGGTGGCATACACCAATGGCACGTTAATCACGGATAGTCTGTTGGGGATGAAATACTTTTTAACGCCGACTCATGCGCAGAACTCCCTACCCGATGCCGGACAACGGCCTGATTTAAAATGGTATCGGCAAGTAAACCAAGTTGGGCCCTGGAAAATCCTGCGGTCCCCATTCGCTCAACAAATCGGTTTTGCGGCCAGCACCGATTTACTGAAACAGCAGCTTTATAGTGACACGCCTGTTGCCAATCAATCGTTTATTCTCCAGGCCGCCCTGGGAAAAGACACCGATCCTTATTTTAGCGCCTTGCCACTCCCCGAACCGACGCTTTCGGGCGTTCGCCGCACGACATCAAATGGCACGTCGACATTTACTAAGGTTGGCAAGGGCCGCCATACTGTGACCTATCGTTTTAAACCGCAAGCGGGAAAATGCTACGTTCTGACGCTTGGCAGCCATTTTGCCAATCACCTGGTGAACCTCAAACAAAATGGAAACGCTGTGACGCTCCCTGATAGCTTTAACGACACGATCACTGTAAATGTCACGCCTAAAAAGGGTCTCCAGGAGCAAACATTAACTTTTCAGCTCAATAAAAAAGAGGCGTGGTTTGACAATGTCAGCCTGTATCAAGCTGACGTCGGCACTATTCTACGCGATCTCAAACAATTACAAGCAAGCGGTTGGCGGGTTAAACGCGCTACTGACACCACCATTGCAGCTAATGTCACCATTCGTAAACCAAACCAAATGATGCAAACAACGATCCCAACGGCACCAGGCTGGCACGTCAGCGTTAACGGGAACCCAGTTTCGGTTAAAACCAGTCTCGGCATTTTCATGGCCATTCCGCTTAAGACTGGGCATTATCACATTACCATGCGCTACACGCCGCCATTATTGGGCTGGGGCAGTCTGGTAACGGTTATCGGTTTACTCCTGACGGCAGGCTGGTGGTATCGCCAAACTCGCAAATAA
- a CDS encoding response regulator, translated as MIKVLIVDDHEMVRLGLATYIGVQPDLEVVDQAENGQEGVDMALKDRPDIILMDLVMPVKDGITATKEILKAWPQARIIILTSFIDDAKVYPAMEAGAASYILKTATAEEIAKAIRQTAKGERVLEPQVTTKMMNRMNHPQPQYDELTNREREVLQLIAQGKSNQEIATALFITLKTVKTHVSNILAKLDVEDRTQAAIYALKHGLVKNDQGDDGVATRDH; from the coding sequence ATGATTAAAGTATTGATCGTTGATGATCACGAAATGGTTCGATTGGGACTGGCGACTTATATTGGCGTTCAGCCTGACTTAGAGGTGGTCGATCAAGCCGAGAACGGCCAGGAAGGCGTCGATATGGCGTTGAAAGATCGGCCTGATATTATCTTGATGGATCTGGTGATGCCGGTAAAAGACGGCATTACGGCGACTAAGGAGATTCTGAAAGCATGGCCGCAAGCGCGGATTATCATTTTGACCAGTTTCATCGATGATGCCAAAGTGTATCCAGCCATGGAGGCAGGGGCGGCGAGTTATATTCTGAAAACCGCCACAGCGGAAGAAATTGCCAAAGCCATCCGCCAGACTGCCAAGGGCGAACGGGTACTTGAGCCGCAAGTGACCACTAAGATGATGAATCGCATGAATCATCCGCAACCGCAGTATGACGAACTGACCAACCGCGAACGCGAAGTTTTGCAGTTGATTGCGCAAGGCAAGTCGAATCAGGAAATTGCCACAGCGCTATTTATTACATTGAAAACGGTTAAAACGCACGTCTCAAACATATTAGCCAAGTTGGATGTCGAGGATCGGACCCAGGCGGCAATCTATGCGCTCAAGCATGGTCTGGTCAAAAATGATCAAGGAGATGATGGGGTTGCAACTCGCGATCACTGA
- the miaA gene encoding tRNA (adenosine(37)-N6)-dimethylallyltransferase MiaA — MDKPVNRIVMIVGPTAVGKSDLGIYLTQQLQGEVINGDAYQIYRHMNIGTAKVMPDEMAGVPHHLLDIVEPTMPYTVAKFKEAAENAITMVSERHHLPILVGGTGFYLNSLRLNLPLGGKAPPKSVRQRWQKALAEHGASWLWTQLVQRDPVAAKQIEPANTRRVIRALEVIELTGRRFSEQPQPQPLYETLVIGLTTDRAVLYERINARVDAMMVEGLEAEVANLLKTVPPDAQAMQAIGYKELVPYFKGQADLADCVALIKQHSRHFAKRQLTYFRNQMPTHWFDLVAHPEEKQAVVALVRRWLKQPVKGEKDELDR; from the coding sequence ATGGATAAACCGGTAAACCGCATCGTCATGATTGTGGGACCAACAGCAGTGGGTAAAAGTGATCTTGGCATTTACTTGACCCAGCAGCTTCAAGGCGAAGTCATCAATGGTGATGCGTATCAAATTTATCGTCATATGAATATCGGTACCGCCAAAGTCATGCCTGACGAGATGGCTGGCGTCCCGCATCATTTACTGGATATCGTTGAGCCAACGATGCCTTACACGGTTGCTAAGTTTAAAGAAGCCGCCGAAAATGCCATCACGATGGTCAGTGAACGGCATCATCTGCCGATTTTAGTTGGCGGGACCGGTTTTTATTTGAATAGTTTACGCCTGAATCTGCCGCTGGGTGGTAAAGCGCCGCCAAAAAGTGTCCGTCAGCGATGGCAAAAGGCATTAGCCGAGCATGGTGCGTCATGGTTATGGACGCAGTTGGTACAGCGTGATCCGGTCGCGGCCAAGCAGATTGAACCTGCTAATACGCGCCGGGTGATTCGCGCACTGGAAGTCATTGAATTGACTGGCAGGCGGTTTTCCGAACAGCCTCAGCCCCAACCGCTTTATGAAACATTGGTTATCGGCTTGACCACGGACCGCGCGGTTTTATACGAGCGAATCAATGCGCGGGTGGATGCCATGATGGTTGAGGGACTGGAAGCAGAAGTCGCCAATTTGTTAAAAACCGTTCCGCCTGATGCTCAGGCAATGCAGGCCATTGGCTATAAAGAACTGGTTCCATATTTTAAAGGTCAAGCTGATTTGGCTGACTGTGTGGCACTCATCAAGCAGCATTCACGCCACTTTGCCAAACGGCAGCTGACGTATTTTCGCAACCAAATGCCGACACACTGGTTTGATTTGGTTGCTCATCCGGAAGAAAAGCAGGCAGTGGTTGCGTTAGTGCGGCGATGGCTGAAGCAACCGGTTAAAGGAGAAAAAGATGAGTTGGACAGATAA
- a CDS encoding HesB/YadR/YfhF family protein → MQLAITDKASQWFHRELNLPDQGAGIRFFGKAYGKTQVHDGFSVGMTRDDHPEHPIMSVEKDGVTYFVNPTDAWFFENLAMTVDYDAHLDEPKYEFKEE, encoded by the coding sequence TTGCAACTCGCGATCACTGATAAAGCAAGTCAATGGTTTCACCGTGAATTAAATTTACCGGATCAAGGTGCCGGCATTCGTTTCTTCGGCAAAGCTTATGGGAAGACCCAGGTTCATGATGGTTTTAGCGTGGGCATGACAAGGGATGACCACCCTGAGCATCCAATCATGTCGGTCGAAAAAGACGGCGTGACTTATTTCGTCAATCCGACCGACGCATGGTTCTTTGAAAACCTTGCAATGACGGTTGATTACGATGCCCATCTGGATGAACCTAAGTACGAATTTAAAGAAGAATAG
- a CDS encoding aminotransferase class I/II-fold pyridoxal phosphate-dependent enzyme: MSWTDKFDPALLKMVREVDTQIAPQLAAIDERILENQDKVLTSFQKHHVAESYLTGSTGYGHNDEGRDVLEAIYADVLGGEDALVRPQFVSGTHAIGVALLGLVRPGDEILYITGKPYDTLQEVLGLAGNGIGSPKEYGIGVDYVDLLPNGAVDNDAVKARLTAKTKVVAIQRSRGYATRDSFTVDQIAAMIKVVRSVLPNVWIFVDNAYGEFSETTEPLEVGADVMAGSLFKNAGGGMAKTGGYIVGKKDLIERISYRFTVPGLGGAEGATVGALADMYQGFFISPQTTGNAIKGAIFEAALFAKLGLDVSPTWDAPRTDLIQTVNFGNQADMVKFAKAIQANSPVDSFVTPIPEKMAGYEDEVIMAGGTFVAGSTVEFSGDGPLRPPYTLYLQGGLTYAHIKLATMGAAQSTFFDQAK; the protein is encoded by the coding sequence ATGAGTTGGACAGATAAATTTGATCCCGCCTTATTAAAAATGGTCAGGGAAGTCGATACCCAAATCGCACCACAGTTGGCTGCGATTGATGAACGCATCTTGGAGAACCAAGATAAAGTTTTAACGAGCTTTCAGAAACACCATGTTGCCGAAAGCTATTTAACCGGATCGACCGGTTATGGACATAACGATGAAGGCCGCGATGTGCTTGAGGCCATTTATGCCGACGTTTTAGGCGGTGAAGACGCGCTTGTGCGGCCGCAATTTGTCTCCGGCACCCATGCCATCGGGGTTGCATTGCTTGGGCTTGTCCGCCCGGGGGATGAGATTTTGTACATCACCGGAAAGCCGTATGATACGTTGCAAGAGGTGTTGGGACTTGCTGGCAACGGCATTGGTAGTCCTAAAGAATATGGCATTGGCGTCGATTATGTCGATCTTTTGCCAAATGGGGCAGTCGACAATGACGCGGTTAAGGCACGGCTGACCGCTAAAACCAAAGTGGTTGCGATTCAGCGTTCGCGTGGGTATGCAACGCGCGATTCGTTTACGGTTGATCAGATTGCCGCAATGATCAAAGTTGTTCGCAGCGTTTTGCCAAATGTCTGGATTTTTGTCGACAATGCTTATGGCGAATTTTCCGAAACAACCGAACCACTTGAAGTAGGCGCCGATGTCATGGCGGGGTCGCTGTTTAAAAATGCTGGGGGCGGCATGGCCAAAACTGGTGGGTATATTGTCGGCAAGAAGGATTTAATTGAGCGCATCAGCTATCGCTTTACAGTTCCTGGTCTTGGTGGTGCCGAGGGGGCGACTGTCGGTGCGCTGGCTGATATGTATCAAGGTTTCTTCATTTCACCGCAAACAACCGGTAATGCGATTAAAGGCGCCATCTTTGAAGCGGCCTTATTCGCAAAGTTAGGCTTAGATGTATCACCAACCTGGGATGCGCCGCGGACAGACCTGATTCAAACGGTTAATTTCGGCAACCAAGCTGATATGGTTAAGTTTGCCAAGGCAATACAAGCCAATTCGCCCGTTGATAGCTTTGTGACCCCGATTCCGGAGAAAATGGCTGGTTATGAAGACGAGGTCATCATGGCCGGCGGGACATTTGTGGCCGGATCAACGGTTGAATTTTCCGGGGATGGTCCGTTGCGTCCGCCATACACGCTTTATTTGCAAGGCGGTTTGACTTACGCACATATCAAACTGGCAACCATGGGGGCGGCACAATCGACTTTTTTTGATCAAGCTAAATAA
- a CDS encoding rhodanese-like domain-containing protein, giving the protein MLTYLLIFVGLFLIYWGFSWLWSYYQKSKFKAIGGEISPEEFEHTMRKAQIIDLRERNEFKAGHILGARDLPYTQLRERLGEMRKDLPVYLYDKTGVLSLRAARRLRKNGFEKISWLKGGYDNWSGKIKKSPTNY; this is encoded by the coding sequence GTGTTAACTTATCTGTTAATCTTTGTTGGATTATTTTTAATTTACTGGGGCTTCAGCTGGTTGTGGAGCTATTATCAAAAGTCGAAATTCAAGGCCATCGGTGGCGAAATTTCACCTGAAGAATTTGAGCACACGATGCGCAAAGCCCAGATTATCGACTTACGGGAACGCAACGAATTCAAAGCAGGCCATATTCTTGGTGCGCGTGACCTTCCGTATACGCAGCTGCGTGAGCGGTTAGGCGAGATGCGTAAAGATTTGCCGGTCTATCTCTATGACAAAACCGGTGTCCTTTCGTTGCGGGCAGCACGGCGCTTGCGCAAGAATGGCTTTGAGAAGATCAGCTGGTTAAAAGGCGGTTACGATAACTGGTCAGGCAAAATCAAAAAAAGCCCGACTAATTATTGA